The genomic interval CCTCGTCGGGTTCGCGGACACCAGCGTCCCGCACGTCGTCGTCGGGGACGCCGACGCCGAAACCGCGCTCCAGCGGGTCGCCGCGCCCGAGGACGTCGATACGGACGCGGTCGTCCGCGCGCTCTCCGACCACGACGAACACGAGTCCCTCGAATCGCTCGTGGCCGCGGTCACCCGGGAGCCGAGCGCCGAGTACGCGGGCGCGGTCGCCACCTTCACCGGCATCGTCCGGGAGCGCGAACACCCCGAGGACGACCGGACGGAGTCCCTGACGTTCGAGAAGTACGAGGGCGTCGCCGCCGAGCGCCTCGCGCGCATCCGCGACGAACTCGAATCCAGGGAGGGCGTCCACGAGGTACGCCTCCACCACCGCACGGGCCGCATCGAGGCCGGCGAGGACATCGTGTTCGTCGTCGTGCTCGCCGGCCACCGCCGCGAGGCCTTCGAGACCGTGGAGGACGGCATCGACCGACTGAAGGACGAAGTCCCG from Salarchaeum japonicum carries:
- a CDS encoding molybdopterin synthase — encoded protein: MHVLGLATGPGVPADPLADRLAADLPGTVAVLERRADAGGDRTRYELGPRGSTVSRPDGDLLGALDDLARDHDYAVLVGFADTSVPHVVVGDADAETALQRVAAPEDVDTDAVVRALSDHDEHESLESLVAAVTREPSAEYAGAVATFTGIVREREHPEDDRTESLTFEKYEGVAAERLARIRDELESREGVHEVRLHHRTGRIEAGEDIVFVVVLAGHRREAFETVEDGIDRLKDEVPIFKKELTVEDEFWTHERDE